One Comamonas endophytica DNA window includes the following coding sequences:
- a CDS encoding LysR family transcriptional regulator: protein MSLKSLDLNLLKALDALLQECNVTRAAARLGLTQPAMSGMLTRLRESFGDPLFVRAQRGMVPTQRALDLRQPVQQVLAEIDALLQPPLFDPATAQLTFTIASTDYALRAIAVPFVAALKPLAPQIRVSLVPVENGQVAAQLERGQIGLALLSPENTPPEMHARTLYRERYVCVLREGHPAATGRGLTLEQFCALDHALGSYDGGGFHGVTDDALLKLGQRRSVTLSAKSFLILPELLRASDMVAILPERLVAGQDGLAICEPPLEVPGFTKCAVWHERTHHDPAHRWLRELLFRICAERH, encoded by the coding sequence ATTTCTCTCAAGAGCCTGGACCTGAACCTGCTCAAGGCGCTGGACGCCTTGCTGCAGGAGTGCAACGTGACGCGCGCCGCGGCGCGCCTGGGCCTGACCCAGCCGGCGATGAGCGGCATGCTGACGCGGCTGCGCGAGAGCTTTGGCGACCCGCTGTTCGTGCGTGCCCAGCGCGGCATGGTGCCCACGCAGCGCGCGCTCGACCTGCGCCAGCCGGTGCAGCAGGTGCTGGCCGAGATCGACGCCTTGCTGCAGCCGCCGCTGTTCGATCCGGCCACCGCGCAGCTGACTTTCACCATTGCCTCGACCGACTATGCGCTGCGCGCGATTGCCGTGCCCTTCGTGGCCGCGCTCAAGCCGCTGGCGCCGCAGATCCGCGTGTCGCTCGTGCCGGTCGAGAACGGCCAGGTGGCGGCGCAGCTCGAGCGCGGCCAGATCGGCTTGGCGCTGCTGTCGCCCGAGAACACTCCGCCCGAGATGCATGCACGCACCCTGTACCGCGAGCGCTATGTCTGCGTGCTGCGCGAGGGGCACCCGGCGGCGACCGGACGCGGGCTCACGCTCGAGCAGTTCTGCGCGCTGGACCATGCGCTGGGCTCCTATGACGGCGGCGGCTTCCATGGCGTCACTGACGACGCGCTGCTCAAGCTGGGTCAGCGGCGCAGCGTGACGCTGTCGGCCAAATCCTTTTTGATCCTGCCCGAGCTGCTGCGCGCGAGCGACATGGTGGCGATCCTGCCCGAGCGGCTGGTGGCCGGACAGGACGGACTCGCCATCTGCGAGCCGCCCCTGGAGGTGCCGGGTTTCACCAAGTGCGCCGTCTGGCACGAGCGCACGCACCATGATCCCGCGCACCGCTGGCTGCGCGAGCTGCTGTTCCGCATCTGCGCCGAGCGGCACTAG
- the trmB gene encoding tRNA (guanosine(46)-N7)-methyltransferase TrmB, whose protein sequence is MTEHHTNPAASGPDAPQDATHGTAPAGVAHPKTIKSYVLRAGRTTTGQAKAFAEVGPQFLLEYRAAPLDATAAFGRSAPLILEIGFGMGEATAHIARVRPEDNFLCCEVHEPGVGALLKRIGEQDLHNIRILRHDAVEVIDHMLPEGSLDGVHIFFPDPWHKKKHNKRRLVQPPLVAKLAARLKPGGYIHCATDWEPYAVQMLEVLSAEPLLANTAEGYAPQPEYRPLTKFENRGIKLGHGVWDLVFRRK, encoded by the coding sequence GTGACTGAACACCATACCAACCCGGCCGCTTCCGGCCCTGACGCCCCCCAAGACGCCACGCACGGCACGGCTCCCGCCGGCGTGGCCCATCCCAAAACCATCAAGAGCTATGTGCTGCGCGCAGGCCGCACCACGACCGGACAGGCCAAGGCCTTTGCCGAGGTCGGGCCGCAGTTCCTGCTGGAGTACCGCGCCGCGCCGCTCGACGCCACCGCCGCCTTCGGCCGCAGCGCTCCGCTGATCCTGGAGATCGGCTTCGGCATGGGCGAAGCCACGGCGCATATCGCGCGCGTGCGCCCCGAGGACAACTTCCTGTGCTGCGAAGTGCACGAACCCGGTGTCGGCGCGCTGCTCAAGCGCATCGGCGAGCAGGACCTCCACAACATCCGCATCCTGCGGCATGACGCGGTGGAAGTCATCGACCACATGCTGCCCGAAGGCAGCCTGGACGGCGTGCACATCTTCTTTCCCGATCCGTGGCACAAGAAAAAGCACAACAAGCGCCGCCTGGTGCAGCCGCCGCTGGTCGCCAAGCTGGCCGCGCGCCTCAAACCCGGCGGCTACATCCACTGCGCCACCGACTGGGAGCCCTATGCGGTGCAGATGCTCGAAGTGCTGTCGGCCGAGCCGCTGCTGGCCAACACCGCCGAGGGCTACGCGCCGCAGCCCGAATACCGCCCGCTCACCAAGTTCGAGAACCGGGGGATCAAGCTGGGACATGGGGTTTGGGATCTGGTGTTTCGCAGGAAATAA
- a CDS encoding MFS transporter: MSATGYTAPSTGGYESPQALSRADTHEEVSPGDIAVGVVIGRSAEYFDFFVFGIACVLVFPALLFPYMARIDGTLASFAIFALAFIARPIGTAISMAIQRRWGRGTKLTLSLFLLGSCTVGMAFLPGYERLGMWAIVLFAALRIGQGLALGGTWDGLPSLLAISAPRNRRGWYSMLGQLGAPVGFFLAAGLVAYVYEATTPEEFIAWGWRFPFFVAFAINVVALFARIRIVVGQTYSHLLMENELEAVKTSEVMRSEGRNVAIGAFAALASFALFHLVTIFPLSYIELYSDQPVGDVLRVQMLGAAAACAAMVASGWLADRFGRRNTLGTMAALICVFSFVGPGLLGSGQAGNNAFLIIGFILLGLSYGQSSGTVTANFTPHYRYTGAALSADMAWLVGAAFAPLVALAVSARFGLFGLGIYLLSGGICTLAALAINRRIEARD, encoded by the coding sequence ATGAGCGCAACCGGTTACACAGCACCTTCCACAGGGGGTTACGAGAGCCCCCAGGCATTGTCCCGTGCAGATACGCACGAAGAGGTCAGCCCTGGCGATATCGCGGTGGGCGTCGTCATTGGACGGTCGGCGGAATATTTCGACTTTTTCGTATTCGGCATCGCTTGTGTGCTGGTCTTTCCGGCACTGCTGTTTCCCTATATGGCGCGCATCGACGGCACGCTGGCGTCGTTCGCGATCTTCGCGCTGGCCTTCATCGCCCGCCCGATCGGCACCGCCATCTCCATGGCCATCCAGCGCCGCTGGGGCCGCGGCACCAAGCTGACGCTGTCGCTGTTCCTGCTGGGCAGCTGCACGGTGGGCATGGCCTTCCTGCCGGGCTACGAGCGCCTTGGCATGTGGGCCATCGTGCTGTTCGCCGCGCTGCGCATCGGCCAGGGCCTGGCGCTGGGCGGCACCTGGGACGGCCTGCCGTCGCTGCTGGCGATCTCCGCGCCGCGCAACCGCCGCGGCTGGTACTCGATGCTGGGCCAGCTGGGCGCACCGGTGGGCTTCTTCCTGGCCGCGGGCCTGGTTGCCTATGTGTATGAAGCGACGACCCCGGAAGAATTCATTGCCTGGGGCTGGCGCTTTCCTTTCTTCGTGGCCTTTGCCATCAACGTGGTGGCGCTGTTTGCGCGCATTCGCATTGTCGTAGGCCAGACGTACTCCCATCTGCTGATGGAAAACGAGCTCGAGGCGGTGAAGACTTCCGAAGTGATGCGCAGCGAAGGCCGCAACGTGGCCATCGGCGCCTTCGCGGCACTGGCCAGCTTCGCGCTGTTCCATCTGGTGACGATCTTCCCGCTGTCGTACATCGAGCTGTACTCCGACCAGCCGGTGGGCGACGTGCTGCGCGTGCAGATGCTGGGCGCCGCCGCTGCCTGCGCGGCGATGGTCGCCTCGGGCTGGCTTGCCGACCGGTTCGGGCGCCGCAACACCCTGGGCACGATGGCGGCGCTGATCTGCGTGTTCAGCTTCGTCGGCCCGGGCCTGCTGGGCAGCGGCCAGGCCGGCAACAACGCCTTCCTGATCATCGGCTTCATCCTGCTGGGCCTGTCCTACGGCCAGTCTTCGGGCACCGTGACGGCCAACTTCACGCCGCACTACCGCTACACCGGCGCGGCGCTGTCGGCCGACATGGCCTGGCTGGTGGGCGCGGCCTTCGCTCCCCTGGTGGCGCTGGCCGTGTCGGCACGCTTCGGCCTGTTCGGGCTGGGCATCTATCTGCTTTCGGGCGGCATCTGCACGCTGGCGGCGCTGGCCATCAACCGCCGCATCGAAGCGCGCGACTGA
- the cyoA gene encoding ubiquinol oxidase subunit II gives MLQSKEIRGPAWLTATALLAALGGCSKAVVLNPAGDVAAQQGDLVMVATYLMLLIIVPVILATFFFAWKYRQSNTEAEYDPEFHHSTKLELLIWTAPLAIVIVLGAITWISTHKLDPYRPLDRIDHQTPLAENVTPLTVEVVAMDWKWLFFYPEQGIATVNELAAPVNRPIHFKITSTTTMNAFYVPDLAGMIYAMPGMQTELNAVINKEGVYKGLSTHYSGPGFSHMNFKFHGLTEAGFNDWIAKAKSEGGTLDRTTYLELVKPTERHPVQRFGNVDPKLYHTVLNRCVEEGQMCMHTMMAIDKAGGQSYMRAKGLNLSGDICTTEDAAKITAALEPGVASEAVIQQ, from the coding sequence ATGCTTCAATCCAAGGAAATCCGTGGGCCTGCGTGGCTCACAGCTACCGCGCTGCTTGCCGCCCTCGGCGGCTGCAGCAAAGCCGTAGTTCTCAACCCCGCAGGCGATGTCGCCGCACAGCAAGGCGATCTGGTCATGGTGGCCACCTACCTGATGCTGCTGATCATCGTCCCCGTGATCCTGGCGACCTTCTTCTTCGCCTGGAAGTACCGGCAGTCGAACACCGAGGCCGAATACGACCCCGAGTTCCACCATTCGACCAAGCTGGAACTGCTGATCTGGACCGCGCCGCTGGCCATCGTGATCGTGCTCGGCGCGATCACCTGGATCAGCACCCACAAGCTCGACCCCTATCGTCCGCTCGACCGCATCGACCACCAGACGCCGCTGGCGGAAAACGTCACGCCGCTGACGGTGGAAGTCGTGGCCATGGACTGGAAATGGCTGTTCTTCTATCCCGAGCAGGGCATCGCCACGGTGAACGAACTGGCTGCGCCGGTCAACCGCCCGATCCACTTCAAGATCACCTCCACGACCACGATGAACGCGTTCTACGTGCCCGACCTGGCCGGCATGATCTATGCCATGCCCGGCATGCAGACCGAGCTCAATGCCGTCATCAACAAGGAAGGCGTCTACAAGGGCCTGTCCACGCACTACAGCGGCCCCGGCTTCTCGCACATGAACTTCAAGTTCCATGGCTTGACCGAAGCCGGCTTCAACGACTGGATCGCCAAGGCCAAGTCCGAAGGTGGCACGCTGGACCGCACGACCTACCTCGAGCTGGTCAAGCCCACCGAGCGCCATCCGGTCCAGCGCTTCGGCAATGTCGATCCCAAGCTCTACCACACGGTGCTCAACCGCTGCGTGGAAGAAGGCCAGATGTGCATGCACACCATGATGGCCATCGACAAGGCCGGCGGCCAGTCCTACATGCGCGCCAAGGGCCTGAACCTGTCGGGCGACATCTGCACGACCGAAGACGCCGCGAAGATCACGGCCGCTTTGGAGCCTGGCGTCGCTTCCGAAGCCGTCATCCAGCAATAA
- a CDS encoding NADH:flavin oxidoreductase/NADH oxidase, translated as MSALFSPFTLKDVTLRNRIAVPPMCQYSAKDGFTNEWHQVHYPSIARGGAGLVIVEATGVSPEGRITPDCLGLWNDAQAEGLARIAAAIKAGGAVPGIQIGHAGRKASANNPWEGDEHIAEGDPRGWQPIAPSAIAFGGGLPRVPSEMTLVDITRVKADFVAAARRARDAGFEWLELHFAHGYLAQSFFSAHSNQRTDAYGGSFDNRARFLLETLAAVREVWPENLPLTARFGVIEYDGKDEETLAESIELVKRMRAGGLDLLNVSVNFVIPDVKIPWGTPAFLAPIAQRVAREAGIPVASSWGIDDVQHAERVVAEEQMDLVMIGRAMLANPHYPYAMAQMLKEQRPDWVLPAPYAHWLERYRGAGKVAA; from the coding sequence ATGTCCGCATTGTTTTCCCCATTCACCCTCAAGGATGTCACCCTGCGCAACCGCATCGCGGTGCCGCCCATGTGCCAGTACAGCGCCAAGGACGGCTTCACCAACGAATGGCACCAGGTCCACTATCCCTCCATCGCGCGCGGCGGCGCCGGGCTGGTGATCGTGGAGGCCACGGGCGTATCGCCCGAAGGCCGCATCACGCCCGACTGCCTGGGCCTGTGGAACGATGCTCAGGCCGAGGGCCTGGCGCGTATCGCGGCCGCGATCAAGGCCGGCGGCGCCGTGCCCGGCATCCAGATCGGCCACGCCGGCCGCAAGGCCAGCGCCAACAATCCGTGGGAGGGCGACGAGCACATCGCCGAGGGCGATCCGCGCGGCTGGCAGCCGATCGCTCCTTCGGCCATTGCCTTCGGTGGCGGCCTGCCGCGCGTGCCCAGCGAGATGACCCTGGTGGACATCACGCGCGTCAAGGCCGATTTCGTCGCTGCCGCACGCCGCGCGCGCGATGCGGGCTTCGAATGGCTGGAGCTGCATTTCGCGCACGGATACCTCGCCCAGAGTTTCTTCTCGGCGCATTCCAACCAGCGCACCGATGCCTATGGCGGCAGCTTCGACAACCGCGCGCGCTTCCTTCTGGAAACGCTGGCCGCGGTGCGCGAGGTCTGGCCCGAGAACCTGCCGCTGACGGCGCGCTTTGGCGTGATCGAGTATGACGGCAAGGACGAGGAAACGCTGGCCGAGTCCATCGAGCTGGTCAAGCGCATGCGCGCGGGCGGGCTGGACCTGCTCAATGTCAGCGTCAATTTCGTCATTCCCGATGTGAAGATTCCCTGGGGCACGCCGGCGTTCCTGGCGCCCATCGCCCAGCGCGTGGCGCGCGAAGCCGGTATTCCCGTGGCATCGAGCTGGGGCATCGACGATGTGCAGCACGCCGAGCGCGTGGTGGCCGAGGAGCAGATGGACCTGGTGATGATCGGCCGCGCGATGCTGGCCAACCCGCACTATCCCTATGCGATGGCGCAGATGCTCAAGGAGCAGCGCCCGGACTGGGTGCTGCCGGCGCCTTATGCGCACTGGCTGGAGCGGTATCGCGGGGCGGGGAAGGTGGCGGCCTGA
- the alaS gene encoding alanine--tRNA ligase, whose product MSQPTFSVAEIRKSFLDFFASKGHTIVASSSLVPGNDPTLMFTNSGMVQFKDVFLGTDKRPYQRATSVQACLRAGGKHNDLENVGYTARHHTFFEMLGNWSFGDYFKRESLKWAWELLTEVYMLPKERLLATVYAEDDEAYDIWTKEIGLPPERVIRIGDNKGGRYKSDNFWMMADTGPCGPCSEIFYDHGEHIPGGPPGSPDEDGDRFIEIWNNVFMQFDMDEQGVLTKLPAPCVDTGMGLERLAAILQHVHSNYEIDLFAALIKAAGRETHTADLDNPSLKVIADHIRATSFLVSDGVIPSNEGRGYVQRRIVRRAIRHGYKLGQKTPFFHKLVKDLVAVMGDAYPQLREQEERITAVLKAEEERFFETLANGMEILDSALAGDVKVLPGDVAFKLHDTYGFPLDLSNDVARERGLSVDEEGFRAAMEAQKTKARAAGKFKMDRALEYSGAASAFTGYGDLSAPARVLALYAEGTSVDELAAGQNGVVVLDSTPFYAESGGQVGDQGLITAAGVRFAVQDTLKLRADVFGHHGVLESGSLKVGDSVTAEVDTALRAATMRNHSVTHIMHKALREVLGSHVQQKGSLVNAERTRFDFTHGAPVTDAEIREIERRVNEEILANSATEAQEMDIESAQKTGAMMLFGEKYGETVRVLGIGSSRELCGGTHVQRTGDIGLFKVVAEGGVAAGVRRIEAVTGVNALAYLQSLEDTVAQAAGAFKAPATELKGRIGQALDQIKALEREVAALKGKLASSQGDELVNQAIDIKGVKLLAARLEGADAKTLRDTMDKLKDKLGSAVIVLAAVDGDKVQLAAGVTKDCTAKLKAGELVNHVALQVGGKGGGKPDMAMAGGTDATALPAALASVQGWVSERL is encoded by the coding sequence ATGAGCCAACCCACTTTTTCCGTTGCCGAAATCAGGAAGTCGTTCCTGGACTTCTTTGCCTCCAAGGGCCACACCATCGTTGCCTCGAGCTCGCTGGTGCCGGGCAACGACCCGACGCTGATGTTCACCAATTCGGGCATGGTGCAGTTCAAGGACGTGTTCCTCGGCACGGACAAGCGCCCCTACCAGCGCGCCACCTCGGTGCAGGCCTGCCTGCGTGCCGGCGGCAAGCACAACGACCTGGAAAACGTCGGCTACACTGCACGCCACCACACCTTCTTCGAGATGCTGGGCAACTGGTCCTTTGGCGACTACTTCAAGCGCGAGTCGCTGAAGTGGGCGTGGGAGCTGCTGACCGAGGTCTACATGCTGCCCAAGGAGCGGCTGCTGGCGACCGTGTACGCCGAGGACGACGAGGCCTACGACATCTGGACGAAGGAGATCGGCCTGCCGCCGGAGCGCGTGATCCGCATCGGCGACAACAAGGGCGGGCGCTACAAGTCCGACAACTTCTGGATGATGGCCGACACTGGCCCCTGCGGCCCCTGCTCGGAGATCTTCTACGATCACGGCGAGCACATTCCCGGCGGCCCGCCAGGCAGCCCGGATGAGGATGGCGACCGCTTCATCGAGATCTGGAACAACGTGTTCATGCAGTTCGACATGGACGAGCAGGGCGTCTTGACCAAGCTGCCCGCGCCCTGTGTGGACACCGGCATGGGCCTGGAGCGCCTGGCCGCCATCCTGCAGCACGTGCACAGCAACTACGAGATCGACCTGTTCGCTGCCCTCATCAAGGCGGCAGGACGTGAAACGCACACCGCCGACCTGGACAACCCTTCGCTCAAGGTCATCGCCGACCATATCCGTGCGACCTCGTTCCTGGTCAGCGACGGCGTGATTCCCTCCAACGAAGGCCGCGGCTATGTGCAGCGGCGCATCGTGCGACGCGCCATCCGCCACGGCTACAAGCTGGGCCAGAAGACGCCGTTCTTCCACAAGCTGGTCAAGGACCTGGTGGCGGTCATGGGCGATGCCTATCCGCAGCTGCGCGAGCAGGAAGAACGCATCACCGCGGTGCTCAAGGCCGAGGAGGAGCGCTTCTTCGAGACCCTGGCCAACGGCATGGAGATCCTCGACAGCGCGCTGGCGGGCGATGTCAAGGTGCTGCCCGGCGACGTGGCTTTCAAGCTGCACGACACCTATGGCTTCCCGCTGGACCTGTCCAACGACGTGGCGCGCGAACGCGGCCTGAGCGTGGACGAGGAAGGTTTCCGCGCGGCCATGGAGGCGCAGAAGACCAAGGCGCGCGCCGCCGGCAAGTTCAAGATGGACCGCGCGCTCGAATACAGCGGCGCGGCCAGTGCCTTCACCGGCTATGGCGACCTGTCGGCGCCTGCCAGGGTGCTGGCGCTGTATGCCGAGGGCACCAGCGTCGACGAGCTGGCCGCGGGCCAGAACGGCGTCGTGGTGCTCGACAGCACCCCGTTCTACGCCGAGTCGGGCGGCCAGGTCGGCGACCAGGGCCTGATCACGGCCGCGGGCGTGCGCTTCGCGGTGCAGGACACGCTCAAGCTGCGCGCGGACGTGTTCGGCCACCATGGCGTGCTGGAAAGCGGCAGCCTGAAGGTGGGCGACAGCGTCACGGCCGAGGTCGACACTGCGCTGCGCGCCGCCACCATGCGCAACCACTCGGTCACGCACATCATGCACAAGGCGCTGCGCGAGGTGCTGGGCAGCCATGTGCAGCAAAAGGGCAGCCTGGTCAACGCCGAGCGCACGCGCTTCGACTTCACGCATGGCGCGCCCGTCACCGACGCCGAGATCCGCGAGATCGAGCGCCGCGTGAACGAGGAGATCCTGGCGAATTCGGCGACCGAGGCCCAGGAAATGGACATCGAGAGCGCGCAGAAGACCGGCGCGATGATGCTGTTCGGCGAGAAGTATGGCGAGACCGTGCGCGTGCTGGGCATCGGCAGCAGCCGCGAGCTGTGCGGCGGCACCCATGTGCAGCGCACCGGCGACATCGGCCTGTTCAAGGTCGTGGCCGAGGGCGGCGTGGCCGCGGGCGTGCGCCGCATCGAGGCGGTGACCGGCGTGAATGCGCTGGCCTACCTGCAGTCGCTGGAAGACACCGTGGCCCAGGCCGCGGGTGCCTTCAAGGCGCCGGCCACCGAGCTCAAGGGCCGCATCGGCCAGGCGCTCGATCAGATCAAGGCGCTGGAGCGCGAAGTCGCCGCGCTCAAGGGCAAGCTGGCATCGAGCCAGGGCGACGAGCTGGTGAACCAGGCCATCGATATCAAGGGCGTGAAGCTGCTGGCCGCGCGCCTGGAAGGCGCCGATGCCAAGACGCTGCGCGACACCATGGACAAGCTCAAGGACAAGCTGGGCAGCGCCGTGATCGTGCTGGCCGCCGTGGATGGCGACAAGGTGCAGCTGGCCGCGGGCGTGACCAAGGACTGCACGGCCAAGCTCAAGGCCGGCGAGCTGGTCAACCATGTGGCGCTGCAGGTCGGCGGCAAGGGCGGTGGCAAGCCCGACATGGCGATGGCCGGCGGCACCGATGCCACAGCGCTGCCGGCGGCCCTGGCTTCGGTGCAGGGCTGGGTCAGCGAGCGTCTCTAA
- a CDS encoding GntP family permease → MVVLHTTLAIALVIGLIIWLRVEPVISLMLGSLYLGLASGVGFTDTLTAITGGFGEIMGKVGLLIGFGVVIGSLLHATGAFSRMVQALVSAVGAGRLPYAMAGAMSTIFPSIYVDVQVVLGAPVARSAAPLLGRTGLPLLAGAIGTGIFSGYVFVVPGLAVILIAGQMNVSLGSWLVGGLVIGLATALLTTFLFSLLLRTNYWKPETDEDASEAMLETEAQEAQAPAAAQGPGLLLSAAPIIVPLLMIAFGAFAKLAGVSNDFISFIGNANLAMFVGLLGAYLLARRWIGEERTTEALTDGFKTSGEILLITGVGGSLGAIITASGMGAELGKLFSHDAGGPVLLSIVLAWFIAAVLHVAIGSVSVAALTAASIIGPVAAQIDVSPIIIGFAIASGALFAVQVNSNFFWMFKGLMGLSTKGALKTLTMVTSIAAVVSLGLVLLASIFG, encoded by the coding sequence ATGGTCGTACTACACACCACGCTGGCCATCGCACTGGTCATTGGCCTGATCATCTGGTTGCGCGTGGAGCCGGTCATCTCCCTGATGCTGGGCTCGCTCTATCTGGGGCTGGCCAGCGGCGTGGGTTTCACCGACACGCTCACCGCCATCACCGGCGGCTTTGGCGAGATCATGGGCAAGGTCGGCCTGCTGATCGGCTTCGGCGTGGTGATCGGCTCGCTGCTGCATGCCACGGGCGCGTTCAGCCGCATGGTGCAGGCGCTGGTCTCGGCCGTGGGCGCCGGCCGGCTGCCTTATGCCATGGCCGGCGCGATGTCGACGATCTTTCCCTCGATCTATGTGGATGTGCAGGTGGTGCTGGGCGCGCCGGTGGCGCGTTCGGCGGCGCCGCTGCTGGGGCGCACCGGGCTGCCGCTGCTGGCGGGCGCCATCGGCACGGGCATCTTCTCGGGCTATGTGTTCGTGGTGCCGGGCTTGGCTGTCATTCTCATTGCCGGGCAGATGAACGTGAGCCTGGGCTCCTGGCTCGTGGGCGGGCTGGTGATCGGCCTGGCCACGGCGCTGCTGACCACCTTCCTGTTCAGCCTCCTGCTGCGCACGAACTACTGGAAGCCCGAGACCGACGAGGACGCCAGCGAGGCCATGCTCGAGACCGAAGCCCAGGAGGCGCAGGCTCCCGCCGCGGCGCAGGGCCCGGGGCTGCTGCTGTCGGCCGCGCCGATCATCGTGCCGCTGCTGATGATCGCCTTTGGCGCATTTGCCAAGCTCGCCGGCGTCTCCAATGATTTCATCAGCTTCATCGGCAATGCCAACCTGGCGATGTTCGTCGGCCTGCTGGGCGCCTATCTGCTGGCGCGGCGCTGGATCGGCGAGGAGCGCACCACCGAGGCGCTGACGGACGGCTTCAAGACCAGCGGCGAGATCCTGCTGATCACCGGCGTCGGCGGTTCGCTGGGCGCGATCATCACTGCTTCGGGCATGGGCGCGGAGCTGGGCAAGCTGTTTTCCCACGATGCCGGCGGCCCGGTGCTGCTGAGCATCGTGCTGGCCTGGTTCATTGCCGCGGTGCTGCATGTGGCGATCGGCTCGGTGTCGGTCGCCGCGCTGACGGCGGCAAGCATCATCGGCCCGGTGGCAGCGCAGATCGATGTCTCGCCGATCATCATAGGCTTTGCCATCGCCTCGGGCGCGCTGTTCGCGGTGCAGGTCAACAGCAATTTCTTCTGGATGTTCAAGGGGCTGATGGGCCTGTCGACCAAGGGGGCGCTCAAGACGCTGACCATGGTGACCTCCATTGCCGCGGTGGTGTCGCTGGGGCTGGTGCTGCTGGCCAGCATCTTCGGCTGA